A region from the Halosolutus gelatinilyticus genome encodes:
- the pdxS gene encoding pyridoxal 5'-phosphate synthase lyase subunit PdxS, whose product MPENTDLEELRRGTDLVKRGFARMQKGGVIMDVVDPEQARIAEDAGAVAVMALEAVPADIRKRGGVARMADPADVEEIVNEVSIPVMGKARIGHTKEAQILEAVGVDMIDESEVLTPADDAYHIDKRDFTAPFVCGARNLGEALRRIDEGAAMIRTKGEAGTGDVNQAVHHQRTIKGEIRRLEGMHHEEREAYAREIEAPAELVHETAEMGRLPVVNFAAGGIATPADAALMMHHECDGIFVGSGIFGAENPPEMADAIVRATNNWDDPETLAEISKNLGKSMKGDANVDLPDEEKLQGRGV is encoded by the coding sequence ATGCCCGAGAATACCGATCTCGAGGAATTGCGACGCGGGACGGACCTCGTCAAGCGAGGGTTCGCCCGGATGCAGAAAGGCGGCGTCATCATGGACGTCGTCGACCCGGAACAGGCCCGAATCGCCGAGGACGCCGGCGCGGTTGCCGTCATGGCCCTGGAAGCGGTCCCGGCGGACATCCGCAAGCGCGGCGGGGTGGCCCGGATGGCCGACCCCGCGGACGTCGAGGAGATCGTAAACGAAGTGTCGATTCCGGTGATGGGGAAGGCCCGCATCGGCCACACGAAGGAAGCGCAGATCCTCGAAGCCGTCGGCGTGGACATGATCGACGAGTCCGAGGTGCTGACGCCCGCCGACGACGCCTACCACATCGACAAGCGCGACTTTACCGCGCCGTTCGTCTGCGGCGCCCGGAACCTCGGCGAGGCGCTGCGCCGGATCGACGAGGGCGCGGCGATGATCCGCACCAAGGGCGAAGCCGGCACCGGCGACGTCAACCAGGCCGTCCACCACCAGCGAACGATCAAAGGCGAGATCCGCCGACTCGAGGGGATGCACCACGAGGAGCGCGAGGCCTACGCCCGCGAGATCGAAGCCCCCGCGGAACTGGTCCACGAGACCGCCGAGATGGGCCGCCTGCCCGTCGTCAACTTCGCTGCCGGCGGGATCGCGACCCCTGCCGACGCCGCGCTCATGATGCACCACGAGTGCGACGGCATCTTCGTCGGCAGCGGCATCTTCGGCGCCGAAAACCCGCCGGAGATGGCCGATGCGATCGTCCGGGCGACGAACAACTGGGACGACCCCGAGACGCTCGCCGAGATCTCGAAGAACCTCGGCAAGAGCATGAAAGGCGACGCGAACGTCGACCTGCCCGACGAGGAGAAACTGCAGGGCCGCGGCGTCTGA
- a CDS encoding acetoacetate decarboxylase family protein, with the protein MTVSETRRRLSTGHEVDLPLELGFSIGGVTVPARRARLDRALPDELAPLSIAPGVGCVALVAIQYHRVGGDNGIEPYDEVAAIVPTVRGGRSSLPLGGLFGGEIGGYVHWLAVPTEESVALGRELWGYPKERAAVTVTDGPRGIRAVVGDGRSETVRIDVARPQIGTRRRDWRLRSFTTRDRDLVRTRVDVEGEIAIGPPVGASVSVGPDAAPIRELGPWQRPLTRLYGSRVRARLFEGDPVDAVETARRNR; encoded by the coding sequence ATGACAGTTTCGGAGACGCGACGGCGCCTGTCGACCGGTCACGAGGTCGACCTCCCGCTCGAACTCGGCTTCTCGATCGGCGGCGTGACGGTACCGGCGCGACGCGCCCGCCTCGATCGCGCCCTGCCGGACGAACTCGCGCCGCTGTCGATCGCACCCGGCGTTGGCTGTGTCGCGCTCGTCGCGATCCAGTACCACCGCGTCGGCGGCGACAACGGCATCGAGCCCTACGACGAGGTCGCCGCGATCGTACCGACCGTCCGCGGCGGCCGCTCGTCCCTCCCGCTCGGAGGGCTGTTCGGCGGCGAGATCGGCGGCTACGTCCACTGGCTGGCCGTTCCGACCGAGGAGAGCGTCGCCCTCGGCCGCGAACTGTGGGGTTACCCGAAGGAGCGAGCCGCGGTGACGGTTACCGACGGCCCCCGAGGCATTCGGGCCGTCGTCGGCGACGGCCGATCGGAGACCGTCCGGATCGACGTCGCTCGCCCGCAAATCGGTACTCGACGACGCGACTGGCGGTTGCGGAGTTTCACGACCCGCGATCGGGACCTGGTGCGAACGCGGGTCGACGTCGAGGGCGAGATCGCGATCGGGCCGCCCGTCGGCGCGAGCGTCTCCGTCGGCCCGGACGCGGCTCCGATACGGGAACTCGGCCCGTGGCAACGGCCGCTTACCCGGCTGTACGGCTCGCGCGTTCGAGCCCGGCTGTTCGAAGGCGACCCCGTAGACGCGGTGGAGACGGCGCGACGGAACCGATGA
- a CDS encoding DUF1405 domain-containing protein, protein MSTSIAVPDRDPLPGYLAPLPKTIEDLGLRFAWLVVAINLAGTAFGFWYYSGQFVRTAPAMWPWVPDSPLATLFIALAIACWKLGYEQPWLTALAFFGNVILGLWTPYTLLVFHETYTAQLHPLMYQFLFWSHLAMVVQAAVLYRITDFPIRAVAIALVWYGSNLLVDYFVPIVGDPHHTIIPVPRDAPMFLGADALGMVAAGEVTFTLLALFLALATRVKKCESARNRIERDRERGL, encoded by the coding sequence ATGTCAACGTCGATCGCGGTTCCGGACCGGGACCCGCTGCCAGGTTACCTCGCGCCGCTCCCGAAGACGATCGAAGACCTCGGGCTGCGCTTCGCCTGGCTCGTCGTGGCGATCAACCTCGCCGGGACGGCCTTCGGCTTCTGGTACTACTCGGGGCAGTTCGTGCGAACGGCGCCCGCGATGTGGCCGTGGGTTCCCGACAGCCCGCTCGCGACGCTGTTTATCGCGCTCGCGATCGCCTGCTGGAAACTCGGCTACGAGCAGCCGTGGCTGACCGCGCTCGCCTTCTTCGGGAACGTCATCCTCGGCCTGTGGACGCCGTACACCCTGCTAGTGTTCCACGAGACGTACACGGCGCAGCTCCACCCGCTCATGTACCAGTTCCTCTTCTGGAGCCACCTCGCGATGGTCGTCCAGGCCGCCGTCCTCTACCGGATCACCGACTTCCCGATCCGGGCGGTCGCGATCGCGCTCGTCTGGTACGGGAGCAACCTGCTCGTCGACTACTTCGTGCCGATCGTCGGCGATCCGCACCACACGATCATCCCGGTCCCGCGGGATGCGCCGATGTTCCTCGGCGCCGACGCCCTGGGGATGGTCGCCGCTGGCGAAGTTACGTTCACGCTGCTCGCGCTGTTTCTCGCGCTCGCGACGCGGGTCAAAAAGTGCGAATCGGCTCGAAATCGGATCGAGCGCGATCGGGAAAGGGGGTTGTGA
- a CDS encoding DUF7344 domain-containing protein, with the protein MTTDISPVEPRNSRATLPANTVFELLLDEQRRDALYYLSQKVGAVAIDDLTAQLAHGDGEPTRERLEAVAAGFHHKHLPKLVDTAVVRYDPDARTIERRAAAAALDPYLELSQRHA; encoded by the coding sequence ATGACGACAGATATCTCACCTGTGGAACCCCGGAACAGCCGCGCGACGCTCCCCGCGAACACGGTGTTCGAGCTCTTACTCGACGAGCAACGGCGGGACGCGTTGTACTACCTCTCCCAGAAGGTAGGCGCGGTGGCGATCGACGATCTGACGGCGCAACTCGCCCACGGAGACGGCGAACCGACGCGCGAACGCCTCGAGGCGGTCGCGGCCGGATTCCACCACAAGCACCTGCCGAAACTCGTCGACACGGCAGTGGTCCGGTACGATCCGGACGCGAGGACGATCGAACGTCGCGCCGCCGCGGCGGCACTCGATCCGTACCTCGAACTCTCGCAGCGACACGCCTGA
- a CDS encoding valine--tRNA ligase, translated as MSATSIHRATTGITDGPQYHPRDDDESTTPATGGESMSMDAPEQEDEADGKPTLEGSYEPETVESRWQSRWVDEDVYAYDGDPERDPNTVYAIDTPPPTVSGSLHMGHLYGSTLQDFAARFQRMHDGEVLFPFGYDDNGIASERLTEDELDIRHQDYERREFQELCREVCREYEAEFTEKMQALGTSIDWNNTYKTIEPRVQRISQLSFLDLYEKGREYRKKAPAIWCPECETAISQVEMEDDERGSHFNDIAFELVGEESEAQSASDSQAAEPRDAPREEFVISTTRPELLPACVSVFVHPDDDENQDLVGETARVPIFGQEVPIIADERVDMEKGSGIVMCCTFGDQKDIEWYQAHDLPLRVAIDESATMTDLAGEYEGLSTEAAREAIVEDLDDEGSLRDRRDISHTVQVHERCETPVEFRVSKQWYVELLDHKEEYLEAGREMDWYPEKMFTRYRHWIEGLEWDWLISRQRDSGIPFPVWYCADCDREILADREDLPVDPLSDEPPVDSCPQCGSDDFVAEEDVFDTWATSSLTPLINAGWDWDEDAEELTMDSPELYPFDLRPQGHDIISFWLFHTIVKCYEHTGEVPFDATMINGHVLDENREKMSKSKGNIVAPDEVLSEYPVDAVRFWAASAAVGDDFPYQEKDLTAGEKLLRKLWNASKLVDSLAPRDPDEPDDLEAIDRWLLAELDDAIADLTAHFEAYEFAKARDRLRTFFWNTFCDDYLEIAKGREDNPSTQYALRTAHRTFLELWAPFLPHIAEEIWQAVYAGSEARDGEGLDETSIHTRDWPESQGYEADLEAGETAMEVISALRRYKSENQLPLNADLESVSVYGPIEGFEDAIQNVMHVRELTVLEEEPEIATEIASIDLDYATLGPKYGAKVGEIDAAIDAGEYELDTEAGVLRVADEELEDDLFEIELERTYSGDGEMLETESAVVILE; from the coding sequence TTGTCGGCGACCAGCATTCACCGAGCAACGACCGGTATCACCGATGGACCACAGTACCACCCACGCGACGACGACGAATCGACGACGCCCGCGACGGGCGGTGAGAGCATGAGCATGGACGCCCCCGAGCAGGAAGACGAGGCCGACGGCAAGCCGACGCTCGAGGGAAGCTACGAGCCCGAGACCGTCGAATCGCGATGGCAGTCGCGCTGGGTCGACGAGGACGTCTACGCCTACGACGGCGATCCCGAACGGGACCCAAACACCGTCTACGCGATCGACACCCCGCCGCCGACGGTGTCGGGGAGCCTGCACATGGGCCACCTCTACGGCTCGACGCTGCAGGACTTCGCCGCGCGGTTCCAGCGCATGCACGACGGGGAGGTGCTGTTCCCCTTCGGCTACGACGACAACGGGATCGCGAGCGAGCGGCTGACCGAGGACGAACTCGACATCCGCCACCAGGACTACGAGCGCCGCGAGTTCCAGGAACTCTGCCGCGAGGTCTGTCGGGAGTACGAGGCCGAGTTCACGGAGAAGATGCAGGCGCTCGGCACCTCGATCGACTGGAACAACACCTACAAGACGATCGAGCCGCGCGTCCAGCGCATCTCGCAGCTATCCTTCCTCGACCTCTACGAGAAGGGGCGCGAGTACCGCAAGAAGGCGCCGGCGATCTGGTGTCCCGAGTGCGAGACGGCGATCTCGCAGGTCGAGATGGAAGACGACGAGCGCGGCTCGCACTTCAACGACATCGCCTTCGAGTTAGTCGGAGAGGAGAGCGAGGCGCAGAGCGCCTCGGACAGTCAAGCGGCGGAGCCGCGAGACGCGCCGCGCGAGGAGTTCGTCATCTCCACGACGCGGCCGGAACTACTGCCGGCCTGCGTTTCCGTCTTCGTCCACCCCGACGACGACGAGAATCAGGATCTCGTCGGCGAGACGGCTCGCGTTCCCATCTTCGGCCAGGAGGTCCCCATCATCGCCGACGAGCGCGTCGACATGGAGAAAGGCAGCGGCATCGTCATGTGCTGTACCTTCGGCGACCAGAAGGACATCGAGTGGTACCAGGCCCACGACCTGCCGCTCCGGGTGGCGATCGACGAGTCCGCGACGATGACCGACCTCGCCGGCGAGTACGAAGGGCTCTCCACGGAGGCGGCCCGCGAGGCGATCGTCGAGGACCTGGACGACGAGGGCTCCCTGCGCGATCGGCGGGACATCTCCCACACCGTGCAGGTCCACGAGCGCTGCGAGACGCCCGTCGAGTTCCGCGTCTCCAAGCAGTGGTACGTCGAACTGCTCGACCACAAAGAGGAGTACCTCGAAGCCGGCCGCGAGATGGACTGGTACCCCGAGAAGATGTTCACTCGCTATCGGCACTGGATCGAGGGCCTGGAGTGGGACTGGCTCATCTCGCGCCAGCGCGACTCGGGCATCCCGTTCCCGGTCTGGTACTGCGCGGACTGCGACCGCGAGATCCTGGCCGACCGCGAGGATCTTCCCGTCGATCCGCTTTCCGACGAGCCGCCGGTCGATAGCTGTCCCCAGTGCGGGTCCGACGACTTCGTCGCGGAGGAGGACGTCTTCGACACCTGGGCCACCTCCTCGCTGACGCCCCTGATCAACGCCGGCTGGGACTGGGACGAGGACGCGGAGGAGCTCACGATGGACAGCCCCGAACTCTACCCGTTCGACCTCCGACCGCAGGGCCACGACATCATCTCGTTCTGGCTGTTCCACACGATCGTCAAGTGTTACGAGCACACCGGCGAGGTGCCGTTCGACGCGACGATGATCAACGGCCACGTCTTGGACGAAAACCGCGAGAAGATGTCCAAGTCCAAGGGCAACATCGTCGCCCCCGACGAGGTGCTGTCCGAGTATCCCGTCGACGCCGTCCGGTTCTGGGCCGCGAGTGCCGCCGTCGGCGACGACTTCCCGTACCAGGAGAAGGACCTCACGGCGGGCGAGAAGCTCCTGCGAAAGCTCTGGAACGCCTCGAAGCTCGTCGACTCCCTCGCGCCGCGCGACCCCGACGAACCCGACGACCTGGAGGCGATCGATCGCTGGCTCCTCGCGGAACTCGACGACGCGATCGCGGACCTCACCGCGCACTTCGAGGCCTACGAGTTCGCCAAGGCCCGCGATCGGCTGCGGACGTTCTTCTGGAACACCTTCTGCGACGACTACTTGGAGATCGCGAAGGGCCGGGAAGACAACCCCTCGACGCAGTACGCGCTGCGGACGGCCCACCGGACGTTCCTCGAACTGTGGGCGCCGTTCCTGCCCCACATCGCGGAGGAGATCTGGCAGGCCGTCTACGCGGGAAGCGAGGCGCGAGACGGCGAGGGGCTGGACGAGACCAGCATCCACACCCGCGACTGGCCCGAGTCCCAGGGGTACGAGGCGGACCTCGAAGCCGGCGAAACCGCGATGGAGGTCATCTCCGCGCTCCGCCGGTACAAGAGCGAGAACCAGCTGCCGCTGAACGCCGACCTCGAATCCGTCTCGGTCTACGGGCCGATCGAAGGCTTCGAGGACGCCATCCAGAACGTGATGCACGTCCGGGAGCTGACGGTGCTCGAGGAAGAACCCGAGATCGCGACCGAGATCGCCTCGATCGACCTCGACTACGCGACCCTCGGGCCGAAGTACGGCGCGAAGGTCGGCGAGATCGACGCCGCGATCGACGCCGGCGAGTACGAACTCGATACGGAGGCCGGCGTCCTCCGCGTCGCCGACGAGGAACTGGAAGACGACCTGTTCGAGATCGAACTCGAGCGGACTTACTCGGGCGACGGCGAGATGCTCGAAACCGAGTCGGCGGTCGTCATCCTCGAGTGA
- a CDS encoding efflux RND transporter permease subunit: MNGGVAARFAAAIVDNSRLVVVLVVLLTAVVAAGAAIGDPEDGGIGRFDVDSEETRAREEIESTYGTDDAIVAQIVVRDEGGDVLARESLLEGLRLQRDVREDDDLNATLDERGIVGLENAVATAAVFEDRRAAANGPPDASEPTLDEQITALESRSDEEVEALLADVLDPDADGARGQPGPGAVGGDPYEFLPIDYEPGSTTADARIAFVFQTDDSGPDEDPEAAYEAQVAIADRVDDRFDDAFVFGQGIVDEASASAVGDSFAIITPVALAFVLVALGTAYRDVVDVLVSIVGIAVVMAWLAGVQGWLEIPSSQLLIAVPFLLIGLSIDYSLHVIMRSREARAGALKRDSGDDDRRGVRAGVRVGLAGVLLALAAATFSTGIGFLSNVVSPLPAIRDFAILCAAGILATLVSFAVFVPALKVEVDSLLEGRFGIDRRKRPFGTGPGPVNRALSSGAFLARRAPIAVVIVALVLAAGGAYGAAGIDTEFNQSDFLPRDAPDWAKSLPGPLATGTYTISDDAEYLGENFQERGEGSRTQVLIREGATDPATLAAVDDAATDLDPESTEAVVVRSDGRPAIESPVTVLREVASENESVAAALDERDADGDGLPDEDLGGLYDVLYEADADAASSVLHRTGDGADREYESARLLVSVRGDAAAQDAAADTRSIAAAIESGSSGAATAVATGGPVTTAVVQDALLETLVRAFALTLVVILAFLTVLYWVRYRSLSLGVVTLAPVVAALAWLLGLMAVLDLPFNSETAVITSLAIGLGVDYSIHVGERFVEERRAGESGSIEDALAATVTGTGGALLGSALTSAAGFGVLALALSPPIRRFGLVTGLSIVFAFVACLTVLPCLLVLRERLLGRGAA, encoded by the coding sequence ATGAACGGCGGAGTCGCCGCACGATTCGCGGCCGCGATCGTCGACAACAGTCGACTCGTCGTCGTACTCGTCGTCCTGCTGACGGCGGTGGTCGCCGCCGGAGCGGCGATCGGCGACCCCGAGGACGGAGGTATCGGCCGGTTCGACGTCGATTCCGAGGAGACGCGCGCACGGGAAGAGATCGAATCGACTTACGGTACCGACGACGCGATCGTCGCCCAGATCGTCGTCCGCGACGAGGGCGGCGACGTCCTGGCCCGCGAGTCGCTGCTCGAGGGACTCCGACTTCAGCGGGACGTTCGGGAAGACGACGACCTGAACGCGACGCTCGACGAGCGGGGGATCGTCGGCCTCGAGAACGCCGTCGCCACCGCCGCGGTCTTCGAGGATCGACGGGCCGCAGCGAACGGGCCGCCCGACGCGAGCGAACCGACGCTCGACGAACAGATTACGGCCCTCGAATCGCGATCGGACGAGGAGGTAGAGGCGTTGCTCGCCGACGTACTCGATCCCGACGCCGACGGGGCGCGCGGACAGCCCGGACCGGGCGCTGTCGGGGGCGACCCCTACGAGTTCCTGCCGATCGATTACGAACCCGGCTCGACGACCGCCGACGCTCGCATCGCGTTCGTCTTCCAAACAGACGATAGCGGGCCCGACGAGGACCCCGAGGCGGCGTACGAAGCGCAGGTCGCGATCGCCGATCGCGTCGACGATCGGTTCGACGACGCGTTCGTCTTCGGGCAGGGGATCGTCGACGAGGCGTCGGCCAGCGCCGTCGGCGACAGCTTCGCGATCATCACGCCGGTCGCGCTCGCGTTCGTCCTCGTCGCTCTCGGGACGGCCTACCGCGACGTCGTCGACGTCCTCGTGAGCATCGTCGGCATCGCCGTCGTCATGGCCTGGCTCGCCGGCGTCCAGGGCTGGCTCGAGATCCCCTCGAGCCAGCTGCTGATCGCCGTCCCGTTCCTGTTGATCGGGCTGAGCATCGACTACTCGCTGCACGTGATCATGCGCTCTCGGGAGGCGCGAGCGGGCGCCCTGAAGCGCGATTCCGGCGACGACGACCGACGCGGCGTTCGGGCGGGCGTTCGCGTCGGTCTCGCCGGCGTCCTCCTCGCGCTGGCGGCCGCGACGTTCTCGACCGGGATCGGCTTCCTTTCGAACGTCGTCAGCCCGCTGCCGGCGATCCGCGACTTCGCGATCCTGTGTGCGGCCGGAATCCTCGCGACGCTCGTCTCCTTCGCCGTCTTCGTCCCGGCGCTGAAGGTCGAGGTGGATTCGCTCCTCGAGGGCCGGTTCGGGATCGATCGCCGAAAGCGCCCGTTCGGCACGGGACCGGGTCCCGTCAACCGGGCGCTGTCGAGCGGCGCGTTCCTCGCGCGACGGGCGCCGATCGCGGTCGTGATCGTCGCGCTCGTCCTCGCGGCCGGCGGCGCCTACGGCGCGGCGGGGATCGACACGGAGTTCAACCAGTCTGACTTCCTGCCGCGGGACGCTCCCGACTGGGCCAAGTCCCTCCCCGGTCCGCTCGCGACGGGCACGTACACGATCAGCGACGACGCCGAGTACCTCGGCGAGAACTTCCAGGAGCGCGGCGAGGGGAGCCGAACGCAGGTGCTGATACGCGAGGGCGCGACCGATCCCGCGACGCTCGCGGCCGTCGACGATGCCGCGACTGACCTCGACCCCGAATCGACGGAGGCGGTCGTCGTCCGATCGGACGGTCGACCGGCGATCGAGAGCCCGGTAACGGTGCTCCGCGAGGTGGCGAGCGAGAACGAGTCGGTCGCCGCGGCGCTCGACGAGCGCGACGCGGACGGCGACGGACTGCCGGACGAGGACCTCGGCGGGCTCTACGACGTCCTGTACGAGGCGGACGCCGACGCCGCGTCGTCCGTCCTCCACCGGACCGGCGACGGCGCCGATCGCGAGTACGAGTCGGCTCGACTCCTCGTGAGCGTTCGCGGTGACGCGGCCGCACAGGACGCGGCCGCGGACACCCGGTCGATCGCGGCCGCGATCGAGTCGGGATCGAGCGGCGCGGCGACTGCGGTCGCGACCGGCGGTCCGGTGACGACCGCCGTGGTCCAGGACGCCCTGCTCGAGACGCTCGTCCGGGCGTTCGCGCTCACGCTCGTGGTCATCCTCGCGTTTCTCACGGTTCTCTACTGGGTGCGCTACCGGTCGCTCTCGCTCGGCGTCGTCACGCTCGCGCCGGTCGTCGCCGCGCTCGCGTGGCTGCTCGGACTCATGGCGGTGCTCGACCTGCCGTTCAACAGCGAGACGGCCGTCATCACCAGCCTCGCGATCGGACTGGGGGTCGACTACAGCATCCACGTCGGCGAGCGATTCGTCGAGGAGCGACGAGCGGGTGAGAGCGGATCGATCGAGGACGCGCTCGCGGCGACGGTCACCGGCACCGGCGGGGCGCTTCTCGGAAGCGCGCTGACGAGCGCCGCCGGGTTCGGCGTCCTCGCCCTCGCGCTGTCTCCGCCGATCCGACGGTTCGGGCTCGTGACGGGGCTCAGCATCGTCTTCGCGTTCGTCGCCTGCCTAACCGTGTTGCCCTGCCTGCTCGTCCTGCGGGAGCGGCTGCTCGGGCGGGGTGCGGCGTAG